The following coding sequences lie in one Halorarum halophilum genomic window:
- a CDS encoding HEAT repeat domain-containing protein, producing MSLYRLARDNDMEELCDRAKGSGSPAVRRRAALMLGDVGDVEDDRTVDVLIHLVTDDDDDRVRAAAVDALDDLGNEAIERLLARTAGVDPNGANWAAVRAFAKALSADIPEFRMAAANALGRIGDSDAVGPLVKRLEDPDPHVRERVCHALGRIGDPRAVGRIEAKLDDDHGAVKAAAADALGTIATGPALAALVDLLEDENPSIRRVAASALGNATSAKPVPRLAAALGDEHDTVRRAAVFSIIELLANAPTKQSHQVREAVVSELREADDETVLGPLVEILEEASQVRQRRNAVWFLGRVTSEQPPQVVIDALVEALSDEDKMTAQFAATSIAELEGLNVESTLIELLRDDDASVEARAKAAFALGDVGGSRAREELDRITDLDGVDKQIRKRAFAALSKLGGVRA from the coding sequence ATGTCGCTCTACCGCCTCGCCCGTGACAACGACATGGAGGAGCTCTGCGACAGGGCGAAGGGGAGCGGGAGCCCCGCGGTTCGACGGCGCGCCGCCCTGATGCTCGGCGACGTCGGCGACGTCGAGGACGACCGGACCGTCGACGTGCTTATCCACCTCGTCACCGACGACGACGACGACCGGGTCCGCGCGGCCGCCGTCGACGCGCTCGACGACCTCGGCAACGAGGCGATCGAGCGCCTGCTCGCCAGGACCGCCGGCGTCGACCCGAACGGCGCGAACTGGGCCGCGGTCCGGGCGTTCGCGAAGGCGCTCTCGGCGGACATCCCCGAGTTCCGGATGGCCGCGGCCAACGCGCTGGGTCGCATCGGCGACTCCGACGCGGTCGGCCCGCTCGTCAAGCGCCTCGAGGACCCCGACCCGCACGTCCGCGAGCGCGTCTGCCACGCGCTGGGCCGCATCGGCGACCCGCGTGCGGTCGGGAGGATCGAGGCGAAACTCGACGACGACCACGGCGCGGTGAAGGCGGCCGCCGCGGACGCGCTCGGCACGATCGCCACCGGACCCGCGCTCGCGGCCCTGGTCGACCTGCTGGAGGACGAGAACCCCTCCATCCGCCGGGTCGCGGCGAGCGCGCTCGGCAACGCCACCAGCGCGAAACCGGTTCCGCGGCTCGCGGCGGCGCTCGGCGACGAGCACGACACGGTCCGCCGCGCGGCGGTGTTCTCCATCATCGAACTGCTGGCGAACGCGCCGACGAAGCAGTCCCACCAGGTGCGCGAGGCGGTCGTCTCGGAACTGCGCGAGGCCGACGACGAGACGGTGCTCGGGCCGCTGGTGGAGATCCTGGAGGAGGCGTCCCAGGTCCGCCAGCGTCGCAACGCGGTCTGGTTCCTCGGGCGCGTCACGAGCGAACAGCCGCCCCAGGTGGTGATCGACGCGCTCGTCGAGGCGCTCTCGGACGAGGACAAGATGACCGCCCAGTTCGCCGCGACGAGCATCGCCGAACTGGAGGGTCTCAACGTCGAGTCGACGCTCATCGAACTGCTGCGCGACGACGACGCGTCCGTCGAGGCCCGCGCGAAGGCGGCCTTCGCGCTCGGCGACGTTGGCGGCTCGCGGGCCCGCGAGGAGCTCGACCGGATCACCGACCTCGACGGCGTCGACAAACAGATCAGGAAACGGGCGTTCGCCGCCCTCTCCAAGCTCGGAGGTGTGAGAGCATGA
- a CDS encoding CheF family chemotaxis protein: MNEQNGEEYKVADTRGRFAQAVRGGRKLNDVSWTNGRIILSNKRIVLVTNEGKRTIALSAVEGIGGRFDASQEVARVSNYVSIRLGEEVFLLTSENHDEFRTNLYRAFLDRRVIYARHPAVAGGVVQDTEWEQARVKVEADGISIAQQSGAFVRLELDDIGTLEEAERTVFDEKRTVIEAEHTDDDGTSVQTYLSGEPWHVAVIKSYLKQRQEQTQGSIDLSESEREVLMALYSGVSSFEVPNFLGMDVDRVEETFERLVELDVLEEVRTRREVNLMPRGRNIASEAMNEQ, encoded by the coding sequence ATGAACGAGCAGAACGGCGAGGAGTACAAGGTCGCGGACACGCGCGGCCGATTCGCGCAGGCGGTGCGCGGCGGCCGGAAGCTGAACGACGTGTCCTGGACGAACGGGCGCATCATCCTCTCGAACAAGCGCATCGTCCTGGTCACGAACGAGGGCAAGCGCACCATCGCGCTCTCGGCCGTCGAGGGCATCGGCGGGCGCTTCGACGCCAGCCAGGAGGTCGCGCGCGTCTCGAACTACGTCAGCATCAGGCTGGGCGAGGAGGTGTTCCTCCTCACCTCGGAGAACCACGACGAGTTCCGCACGAACCTCTACCGCGCGTTCCTCGACCGGCGGGTCATCTACGCGCGGCACCCGGCCGTCGCGGGCGGCGTGGTCCAGGACACCGAGTGGGAGCAAGCCCGCGTGAAGGTGGAGGCAGACGGCATCAGCATCGCCCAGCAGAGCGGGGCGTTCGTCCGGCTCGAACTCGACGACATCGGCACGCTGGAGGAGGCGGAACGCACCGTCTTCGACGAGAAGCGGACCGTCATCGAGGCCGAGCACACCGACGACGACGGAACCAGCGTCCAGACATACCTCTCGGGCGAGCCGTGGCACGTCGCCGTCATCAAGTCGTACCTCAAGCAGCGCCAGGAGCAGACCCAGGGCTCGATCGACCTGAGCGAGTCCGAGCGCGAGGTGCTGATGGCGCTCTACTCCGGCGTGTCGTCGTTCGAGGTGCCGAACTTCCTCGGCATGGACGTCGACCGCGTCGAGGAGACGTTCGAGCGCCTCGTCGAACTCGACGTGTTGGAGGAGGTGCGGACGCGGCGTGAGGTGAACCTGATGCCGCGCGGCCGGAACATCGCCAGCGAGGCGATGAACGAGCAGTGA
- a CDS encoding carotenoid oxygenase family protein codes for MSASYGPGFRSLTSEVADHRPPVEGSIPEWLSGTLVRNGPGRFDVGSERLTHWFDGLAMLRRYAFDDGEVTYSNRFLRTNAYEDALRGSLTGQFATDARGWRKVLSWLRSLGPPDSTDNANVHVARLDGEYIALTEAPRRVAFDPRTLGTRGEFTFEDELTEHVATAHLVDDPHRGEWVGFATQFGRRPRYHLYRVPEGSRSREMIASIDADGPAYVHDCSVTADHVVVVETPLVISVLRALSPFSEGVLDAFDWRPERGTRVLVVDREAGDLVADPTLPPAFVFHHINAYADGDAVVLDLVEYPNADVVDAMRLDDLDGDGSDTESGFPDVPDGYPVRYRIDTRRGIADRARLHPTAMEMPRVPRRVVGRRHRYAYGQGTDRDGATGLVKLDCEAGTTREWWERSVFVEEPIPVRRPGGTDEDDGVVVATALDTDRERTLLLVFDAATLDLRARAVLPHVEPFGFHGRFFAEP; via the coding sequence ATGTCGGCGTCCTACGGTCCGGGGTTCCGCTCGTTGACGAGCGAGGTCGCCGACCACCGCCCGCCGGTGGAGGGGTCGATCCCCGAGTGGCTCTCGGGGACGCTCGTTCGCAACGGACCCGGTCGCTTCGACGTCGGGTCCGAACGCCTCACCCACTGGTTCGACGGGTTGGCGATGCTCCGTCGCTACGCCTTCGACGACGGCGAGGTCACCTACTCGAACAGGTTCCTCCGGACGAACGCGTACGAGGACGCGTTGCGCGGGTCGCTGACCGGGCAGTTCGCCACCGACGCGCGCGGCTGGCGGAAGGTCCTCTCGTGGCTCCGGTCGCTCGGGCCGCCGGACAGCACGGACAACGCGAACGTCCACGTCGCCCGTCTCGACGGCGAGTACATCGCGCTCACCGAAGCCCCGCGCCGCGTCGCCTTCGATCCGCGGACGCTCGGAACGCGCGGGGAGTTCACGTTCGAGGACGAACTGACCGAACACGTCGCGACCGCGCACCTCGTCGACGACCCCCACCGAGGGGAGTGGGTGGGGTTCGCGACCCAGTTCGGGCGCCGGCCTCGGTACCACCTCTACCGGGTTCCCGAGGGGAGCAGGTCGCGGGAGATGATCGCGTCGATCGACGCCGACGGGCCGGCGTACGTCCACGACTGCAGCGTCACTGCCGACCACGTCGTCGTCGTCGAGACGCCGCTGGTGATCTCCGTGCTGCGGGCGCTCAGCCCGTTCTCCGAGGGTGTCCTCGACGCGTTCGACTGGCGACCCGAGCGGGGGACGCGCGTGCTGGTCGTCGATCGGGAGGCCGGCGACCTGGTGGCCGACCCGACGCTCCCGCCCGCGTTCGTGTTCCACCACATCAACGCCTACGCCGACGGCGACGCGGTGGTACTGGACCTTGTCGAGTACCCGAACGCGGACGTCGTAGACGCGATGCGGCTGGACGATCTCGACGGCGACGGGTCCGATACCGAGTCGGGGTTCCCGGACGTTCCGGACGGGTACCCTGTACGGTACCGAATCGACACGCGACGCGGCATCGCCGATCGCGCTCGACTCCATCCGACGGCGATGGAGATGCCGCGCGTCCCACGTCGTGTCGTCGGCCGCCGGCATCGCTACGCATACGGTCAGGGGACGGACCGCGACGGCGCGACCGGCCTCGTGAAACTCGACTGCGAGGCCGGAACGACACGCGAGTGGTGGGAGCGGTCGGTGTTCGTGGAGGAACCGATTCCCGTACGGCGACCGGGTGGGACCGACGAGGACGACGGCGTGGTGGTGGCGACGGCGCTCGACACCGACCGCGAGCGGACGCTCCTCCTCGTCTTCGACGCCGCGACGCTCGACCTCCGGGCACGGGCGGTCCTCCCGCACGTGGAGCCGTTCGGCTTCCACGGCCGGTTCTTCGCGGAACCGTGA
- a CDS encoding CheF family chemotaxis protein, with protein MSESVVADFVGRFFAPGVTGDPPTGRIILSQRRLVLAADGLKETIPLSSVFDVKVGQVPPEMAGYFNDTVTVAYRVGDERRVAAIEGSNTNIDRFGTVLFKVLLNGTGVLVRHPARIGGRVTDAAPTKASLKLQHGSLTFERDEGPFTVDLETVISVEREDRDLGNGPRPVVTFRHIEDGTAATSEVGIGSGRKTNLLGRYIRLRYADVQEELADVSLDEDELEVLVALYSAGEGVSLSSIVDIEPQRLTMLLNGLAEEGIVVDTDTGTKLTAKGRVVVGQRIESVNT; from the coding sequence ATGAGCGAGTCGGTCGTCGCTGATTTCGTCGGTCGGTTCTTCGCGCCCGGCGTCACGGGGGACCCCCCCACCGGACGCATCATCCTCAGCCAGCGACGGCTCGTGCTCGCGGCGGACGGCCTGAAGGAGACGATCCCCCTCTCGTCGGTGTTCGACGTGAAGGTGGGACAGGTTCCCCCGGAGATGGCCGGCTACTTCAACGACACCGTCACCGTCGCCTACCGGGTCGGCGACGAGCGCCGCGTCGCCGCCATCGAGGGGTCGAACACCAACATCGACCGGTTCGGCACGGTGCTGTTCAAGGTGCTGCTCAACGGGACCGGCGTGCTCGTGCGCCACCCGGCGCGGATCGGCGGCCGGGTAACGGACGCGGCGCCGACGAAGGCGTCGCTGAAGCTCCAGCACGGGTCGCTCACCTTCGAGCGCGACGAGGGCCCGTTCACGGTCGACCTGGAGACGGTCATCTCGGTCGAGCGCGAGGACCGCGACCTGGGCAACGGCCCCCGGCCGGTCGTCACCTTCCGGCACATCGAGGACGGCACGGCCGCCACCTCCGAGGTCGGTATCGGCTCCGGCCGGAAGACGAACCTGCTCGGCCGGTACATCCGGCTGCGCTACGCGGACGTGCAGGAGGAACTGGCGGACGTCAGCCTCGACGAGGACGAACTGGAGGTGCTCGTGGCGCTCTACTCCGCCGGCGAGGGCGTCTCGCTCTCCTCCATCGTCGACATCGAGCCGCAGCGCCTCACGATGCTCCTCAACGGGCTCGCGGAGGAGGGCATCGTGGTGGACACCGACACCGGGACGAAGCTCACCGCGAAGGGCCGGGTCGTGGTTGGCCAGCGGATCGAGTCCGTGAACACCTGA
- the hisA gene encoding 1-(5-phosphoribosyl)-5-[(5-phosphoribosylamino)methylideneamino]imidazole-4-carboxamide isomerase: MTHFPEFEVVPAVDVKGGETVQLVGGEPGTGSRYGDPVEVAERWVAAGARTLHLVDLDGAFVGERTNATALSAIVDAVGDEVGVQVGGGIRTAADAEQLLDGGVDRVILGTAAVETPDIVAEISADHPGSVVVSLDARDGEVVVSGWTEGTGLDPAEAAARYEDLGAGAILFTDVDVEGQLEGVNRAAVERVVDAVDVPVVASGGVASLDDIRELREAGAAAVVVGTALYEERFTLQEAMEV; encoded by the coding sequence ATGACGCACTTTCCGGAGTTCGAGGTGGTCCCGGCGGTCGACGTGAAGGGCGGCGAGACCGTCCAGCTGGTCGGCGGCGAGCCGGGGACCGGGTCGCGGTACGGCGATCCCGTCGAGGTCGCGGAACGGTGGGTCGCGGCGGGGGCGCGGACGCTCCACCTCGTCGACCTCGACGGCGCGTTCGTCGGCGAGCGGACCAACGCCACGGCGCTCTCGGCCATCGTGGACGCCGTCGGCGACGAGGTCGGGGTGCAGGTCGGCGGCGGCATCCGGACCGCGGCCGACGCCGAGCAGTTGCTCGACGGCGGCGTCGACCGGGTCATCCTCGGCACCGCCGCCGTGGAGACCCCCGACATCGTGGCGGAGATCTCCGCCGACCACCCGGGGAGCGTGGTGGTGAGCCTCGACGCGAGGGACGGCGAGGTCGTCGTCTCGGGCTGGACAGAGGGGACGGGACTCGACCCCGCGGAGGCCGCCGCGCGCTACGAGGACCTCGGCGCGGGTGCCATCCTGTTCACCGACGTGGACGTGGAAGGCCAGTTGGAGGGCGTGAACCGCGCGGCCGTCGAGCGCGTCGTCGACGCGGTGGACGTCCCGGTCGTCGCCTCCGGCGGGGTCGCCTCGCTGGACGACATCCGGGAACTGCGGGAGGCCGGCGCGGCGGCCGTCGTCGTCGGGACCGCGCTCTACGAGGAGCGGTTCACCCTGCAAGAAGCGATGGAGGTCTGA
- the hisB gene encoding imidazoleglycerol-phosphate dehydratase HisB: MSDRTAAVTRETAETEIEVTLAIDGDGEHEVDTGVGFFDHMLAALAKHGLFDLTVRCDGDLEIDEHHTVEDVAIVLGRAFDEALGDKRGIRRYADRRVPLDEAVAAVVVDVSGRPHFEWTGEFSQDRVGEFTSDMARHFAYSVAMNADLTLHAEVERGRNAHHEVEALFKALARTLDDATRLDERRSDTPSTKGDL, from the coding sequence ATGAGCGACCGCACGGCCGCCGTCACCCGCGAGACGGCGGAGACGGAGATCGAGGTCACGTTGGCCATCGACGGCGACGGGGAGCACGAGGTCGACACGGGCGTCGGCTTCTTCGACCACATGCTCGCCGCGCTCGCGAAACACGGCCTGTTCGACCTGACGGTCCGCTGTGACGGCGACCTGGAGATCGACGAGCACCACACCGTCGAGGACGTGGCCATCGTCCTCGGGCGGGCGTTCGACGAGGCGCTCGGGGACAAGCGGGGCATCCGCCGGTACGCCGACCGCCGGGTCCCGCTGGACGAGGCCGTCGCAGCCGTCGTCGTCGACGTCTCCGGTCGCCCGCACTTCGAGTGGACGGGCGAGTTCTCCCAGGACCGCGTCGGCGAGTTCACGAGCGACATGGCCCGCCACTTCGCCTACTCGGTGGCGATGAACGCCGACCTGACCCTCCACGCCGAGGTCGAACGCGGTCGAAACGCCCACCACGAGGTCGAGGCGCTGTTCAAGGCGCTCGCCCGGACGCTGGACGACGCGACGCGGCTCGACGAGCGCCGGAGCGACACGCCGAGCACGAAGGGCGACCTCTGA
- a CDS encoding GNAT family N-acetyltransferase yields MWIRLATPNDVGGIQAVARDSWESDYPFLSRESLQQGIHEWYTDDRIRRALSDPLTLLLVAEEDGRVVGFSHAWANFRQRAGNILRMYVHPGYRGRGIGRALYDESAATLAAEGIVSLQAETLAENPLGNEFYRGLGFVKTGEQWTNVGGNWLLENTYAREGIGREPDERRRIASR; encoded by the coding sequence ATGTGGATTCGACTGGCGACCCCGAACGACGTCGGCGGGATTCAGGCCGTCGCACGGGACTCGTGGGAGTCGGACTACCCGTTCCTCTCGCGCGAGTCGCTCCAGCAGGGGATCCACGAGTGGTACACGGACGACCGGATCCGACGGGCGCTCTCGGACCCGTTGACGCTGCTCCTCGTCGCCGAGGAGGACGGACGGGTCGTCGGCTTCTCGCACGCGTGGGCGAACTTCCGGCAGCGAGCGGGGAACATCCTCCGCATGTACGTCCATCCGGGGTATCGGGGACGCGGGATCGGGCGGGCGCTCTACGACGAATCGGCGGCGACGCTCGCCGCCGAAGGGATCGTCAGTCTCCAGGCGGAGACCCTCGCGGAGAACCCGCTCGGGAACGAGTTCTACCGCGGTCTCGGGTTCGTCAAGACCGGCGAACAGTGGACGAACGTCGGCGGGAACTGGCTGCTCGAGAACACCTACGCCCGCGAGGGGATCGGACGGGAACCAGACGAGCGACGGCGAATCGCCTCACGGTGA
- a CDS encoding amino acid-binding protein, which produces MFDEIMGKFEGSPGQQTVIRLLLERGFSVNDEGRVVSGGIEIADTGIAREADVDRRVVDATTTAILEDEELRRIFRNITAIPSLMDLAPVLDLTVLTVEVGDPDASGIVADITGMLADADISLRQVLSDDPEFADDPKLYVITDEEIPGDLLVEIRQLPYVRSLEF; this is translated from the coding sequence ATGTTCGACGAGATCATGGGGAAGTTCGAGGGCTCGCCGGGCCAGCAGACGGTCATCCGGCTGTTGCTCGAACGGGGCTTCTCCGTGAACGACGAGGGACGGGTCGTCTCCGGCGGCATCGAGATCGCGGACACCGGCATCGCCCGCGAGGCCGACGTTGACCGGCGGGTCGTCGACGCGACGACGACCGCCATCCTGGAGGACGAGGAGCTCCGGCGCATCTTCCGCAACATCACCGCGATCCCGAGCCTGATGGACCTCGCGCCGGTGCTCGACCTCACGGTGCTGACGGTGGAGGTCGGCGACCCGGACGCCTCGGGCATCGTCGCAGACATCACCGGGATGCTCGCGGACGCCGACATCTCCCTCCGGCAGGTGCTCTCGGACGACCCGGAGTTCGCCGACGACCCGAAGCTGTACGTCATCACCGACGAGGAGATCCCGGGCGACCTGCTCGTGGAGATCCGGCAGTTGCCGTACGTCCGGAGCCTGGAGTTCTGA
- a CDS encoding SRPBCC family protein — protein sequence MSQPPQGVPTAGAPEEPHTSNRSPTTGLDSWERVASAAAGGALVVRGLRRRSAGGAAMALAGGWLLARGVSGRGRPVRAFGKGTGGETDREGHGPPADAPEVERSVTVGRPADELSEVWHDPERLSHIAGHFAEVTGAGVERLHWTVPGPLGRTLSWETRVVEERPGELLRWESLDGASVPNEGEIRFEPAPGDRGTEVTLRVRFDPPGGGFGDAAMRLLGVVPDTLVGKTLRRFKSLAETGEVPTLAGNPSARGSGDLV from the coding sequence ATGTCACAACCACCCCAGGGCGTGCCGACCGCTGGCGCGCCGGAGGAACCACACACGTCGAATCGTTCACCCACCACAGGTCTCGACTCGTGGGAGCGGGTGGCCTCCGCGGCGGCCGGCGGGGCGCTCGTCGTCCGTGGCCTCCGCCGGCGCTCGGCGGGCGGGGCCGCGATGGCGCTCGCCGGCGGCTGGCTGCTCGCCCGCGGCGTCAGCGGACGCGGTCGCCCGGTCCGGGCGTTCGGCAAGGGCACCGGCGGCGAGACCGACCGGGAGGGCCACGGACCGCCGGCCGACGCGCCCGAGGTCGAGCGCTCCGTCACCGTCGGGAGGCCCGCGGACGAACTCTCCGAGGTCTGGCACGACCCGGAGCGACTGTCGCACATCGCGGGCCACTTCGCCGAGGTAACCGGGGCGGGCGTGGAACGCCTGCACTGGACGGTGCCCGGCCCACTCGGTCGTACCCTGTCGTGGGAGACGCGGGTCGTCGAGGAACGACCCGGCGAACTCCTTCGGTGGGAGTCGCTCGACGGCGCGTCGGTGCCCAACGAGGGCGAGATACGCTTCGAACCGGCGCCGGGCGATCGGGGGACGGAGGTGACGCTCCGCGTCCGGTTCGACCCGCCGGGCGGCGGGTTCGGCGACGCGGCGATGCGGCTCCTCGGTGTCGTGCCTGACACGCTCGTCGGCAAGACGCTCCGCCGCTTCAAGAGCCTCGCCGAGACTGGCGAGGTCCCGACGCTCGCGGGGAACCCGTCCGCTCGCGGGAGCGGTGATCTGGTGTGA
- a CDS encoding zinc-dependent alcohol dehydrogenase produces MRALCWHDVDDLRVNDVPEPEIVSPRDVVLRVRKTTTCGSDLHFIDGYLPTMREGDVIGHEFMGEVAEVGRKVDGVEEGDRVVVPSFIGCGNCGYCQGDLWSLCDNTNPNSELQEPVLGDTTAGIYGYTHAFGGYAGSHAEYVRVPHADSNCFHVPDELTDEQALFASDAWPTGYMGADFCDIQPGDTVAVWGCGGVGLMAQESAALMGAERVIGIDRFPERLRMARDEAGSETIDYTEVDSVVDTLKRMTGGRGPDACIDAVGMEAHGTGVVHSYDRVKQSLRLHTDRGEALRQAIVACRKGGTLSILGVYGLMDKFPLGIVMNKGLTVRTAQQHGQRYVPQLLEHVEEGEMDPSYLATHEFPLEDAPRGYELFKHKEDNCVRAVFTP; encoded by the coding sequence GTGAGGGCGCTCTGCTGGCACGACGTCGACGACCTGCGGGTGAACGACGTCCCCGAGCCGGAGATCGTCAGCCCACGCGACGTCGTCCTCCGGGTGCGGAAGACCACGACCTGCGGCTCGGACCTCCACTTCATCGACGGCTACCTCCCGACGATGCGCGAGGGCGACGTCATCGGCCACGAGTTCATGGGCGAGGTCGCCGAGGTCGGCCGGAAGGTGGACGGGGTCGAGGAGGGGGACCGCGTGGTGGTTCCGTCGTTCATCGGCTGCGGCAACTGCGGCTACTGCCAGGGCGACCTCTGGTCGCTCTGTGACAACACGAACCCGAACTCCGAACTCCAGGAGCCGGTGCTCGGCGACACGACCGCCGGCATCTACGGCTACACCCACGCCTTCGGCGGCTACGCCGGCTCGCACGCCGAGTACGTCCGGGTGCCACACGCAGACAGCAACTGCTTCCACGTCCCCGACGAACTGACCGACGAGCAGGCGCTGTTCGCCTCCGACGCCTGGCCCACGGGGTACATGGGCGCGGACTTCTGTGACATCCAGCCCGGCGACACCGTCGCCGTCTGGGGTTGCGGCGGGGTGGGGCTGATGGCACAGGAGAGCGCGGCCCTGATGGGCGCAGAGCGCGTCATTGGCATCGACCGCTTCCCCGAGCGGCTACGGATGGCACGCGATGAGGCGGGCAGCGAGACCATCGACTACACCGAGGTCGACAGCGTCGTCGACACGCTGAAGCGGATGACCGGCGGGCGCGGCCCCGACGCCTGCATCGACGCCGTCGGGATGGAGGCGCACGGCACCGGTGTCGTCCACAGCTACGACCGGGTGAAGCAGTCGCTCCGGCTCCACACCGACCGCGGCGAGGCGCTTCGCCAGGCTATCGTCGCCTGCCGGAAGGGCGGTACGCTGTCGATCCTGGGCGTCTACGGCCTGATGGACAAGTTCCCCCTCGGGATCGTCATGAACAAGGGGCTCACCGTGCGGACCGCCCAGCAGCACGGCCAGCGGTACGTCCCGCAGCTGCTGGAGCACGTCGAGGAGGGCGAGATGGACCCGTCGTACCTGGCGACCCACGAGTTCCCGCTCGAGGACGCGCCCCGCGGCTACGAGCTGTTCAAGCACAAGGAGGACAACTGCGTCAGGGCGGTGTTCACGCCCTGA
- a CDS encoding IMPACT family protein, protein MEPYRTVAGRASAEFEVRGSRFLGHVAPVDTVAEAEAFVEAVEDEYDDATHNVPAYRVPAGDGTASPGEVMLREYSSDDGEPTGSAGKPALNVLQQRDVRNVVAVVTRYYGGTNLGVGGLARSYSRAVKEGLDAAGVVEDVPHERFAATTEYDDSGTVRGVLESSGVEFDADYDADVTFAVRVPVEDANALRDRLRSATSGRVDIDRDG, encoded by the coding sequence ATGGAGCCGTACCGGACCGTCGCCGGCCGCGCGTCGGCCGAGTTCGAGGTGCGCGGCTCGCGATTTCTCGGCCACGTCGCCCCCGTCGACACCGTCGCCGAGGCCGAGGCGTTCGTCGAGGCAGTCGAGGACGAGTACGACGACGCCACCCACAACGTCCCCGCGTACCGCGTCCCCGCCGGTGATGGAACGGCATCCCCCGGCGAGGTCATGCTCCGCGAGTACTCCAGCGACGACGGCGAGCCGACGGGCTCCGCGGGCAAGCCGGCGCTGAACGTCCTCCAGCAGCGGGACGTCAGGAACGTCGTCGCGGTCGTCACGCGCTACTACGGCGGGACGAATCTCGGCGTCGGCGGACTCGCACGCTCGTACTCCCGTGCGGTCAAGGAGGGCCTCGACGCCGCCGGCGTCGTCGAGGACGTTCCCCACGAGCGGTTCGCCGCCACCACCGAGTACGACGACTCGGGGACGGTCCGGGGCGTCCTGGAGAGCTCCGGGGTGGAGTTCGACGCCGACTACGACGCCGACGTCACCTTCGCCGTCCGCGTCCCCGTCGAGGACGCGAACGCCCTCCGCGACAGGCTCCGCTCCGCGACGTCCGGGCGCGTGGACATCGACCGGGACGGATGA